The Prunus dulcis chromosome 5, ALMONDv2, whole genome shotgun sequence genomic sequence TAATTTTTCTGTTCGCGTGGCGAGGATTTTTCATTGATACAAGAAGTTACAAGAAGATAAAACGTGggtaattttatttcatagaGAACGCTTAGGGGAGAGTCTGTCTTGACATCTCTACATGGAATCGTAAAGAAGCTTGGATAGATTCAGACGATGCAGAAGTGTGCCAGATACATCGTAGAATGCAAATTCAGCATCAGTCTCTGTAAATTGTGCAGATAAGAAACCCTGCCCGTCATAGTAAAACTTGGACCCTtctcttttcattttaatgTCACCCTTCCATGCTTTCGACCCACCACCACTGGTCAAGAATTGGATTTGGCTGcgtaaacaacttcaactagTGAGATTTTCAAGAAACAATTCAATTTATTGATAAATAGAACTGGTAACGGTTAAAGCTATGTTTACCTGTTGGTGCTGCTTATGTGTTCCAAGCAGTGGTCGTGTCCATTTATGTACGCATCAACGTTGTTTGCCTGAATCATAATAAAAATACGAATAGATTAGagtatcgcttgtataaaaactaaacaaaaatatatatgaaatataCGAAGATGAAGTTACCTCTAGAATGGGAAGAATCTGGTCTACTACTTCTTTGGTGTCTCCATGATGCCCTATGCTTCGGATTGTATGATGTCCGACGACAACTTTCCAGTTTGCAGAAGAATTTCTCAATGCAAAATCTAGATCCTGTtcccaaaacaaaagcaatgtATTAGATTTGGACAATGAAAAGCACTGTTTGAATATGATGGTAGAAAGGATCCAATGTTGTAATGAGAAGAACCTTCAAGAGGTTGGAGAGGTACTGTTTCCTAGGAAGCACACCTCTCCAGTCATGCTGGTAGTGCTTTTGCCTCAGAAAGTACTTGTCCACAAAAGGATTGGTGTCGATGAAGAAGAAGTCTGCAATTTTTGTGTTAACAAGAAAGGACCTGAGGCAAAGCCAGCGGCTGTCGATCTTCCAAAGGACTGGGCTCAATTGGGCCAAAGCATTTCCCCTGTAGTCATGGTTGCCAAGAACTGAGAGTTCCCCAGAATCAAAGTGAAGGAGATAAGATGGAAAACAAAGTCAGCGCCATGCCTATGCCAATTTCCATGAGAAGAGTCAGTCAGTTTTGGGTGCAATTGAACTCACCAATATACCATTGCTTTTGGAGGCTCTTGGCAGTGTAGATTTCAGTAAACGACTCCACAAATGCAGGGTCATTTACGCTGGTCAATCCCCTGCTGTAAAAATTATCCCCAGTAGAGATCACGAAGTCTATGTTTAATTTGGCTCCAATCTCTCCCATCTACAATTCATTACAAAACACCGCAACATTATTGTCTACTGTCCTCCAGAAATCCACTGCCCCCCTTGGAAACAGAGGAAACAGAGCACCAAGAaaccaagaaagaagaaaatcccAGGCCACATACTGATACTCCACGGAGGATTTCCAATAAATTCCAAGTTTATGGATGCAATTAACATTCTAATTGTGTTTAGTTTACTTTAGGATGGTGCCTatcaaaccaacaaaaaaaaactctctcacatgaaaatagtttttctttctttgtttctttctcatcgttttttttggaaagaaaGAGCTGAATGTTATCCCTGTGCTGCAACATATCATATGGCTTGTATTTATTTGTTGGGAAAATCTGAACCTGAAATCCCATCTCAAAATATATGTCCTGCTCCTGGTGTTGACACCTAATTACCGAAACAAGTAGAGAGAGGGGTAAAAGGAGGGTGACGCATGGAGCAGCAAGTGATGAGTTGTTGGAACATAATGGCTTCTGGACATGCAACACAATTCACATTTGTCCTTTACTTTTGCGGAATATGCCAAGTAAAAAAGAATGATCCcgttcaaaaagaaaaagctaaTCCGTCCTGCTAAATGACGAAACTTTTCATGCATATCATGCAGCTAGCACAGGAACAAAGCTGTTCGTTAGGTGGTACCTTTTCTCTGCAGCTTCTTAATTAGcttgcacagagagagagagagagagagagagagagagagagcgcgaGCTTCTCATCAAGACTATTTCAGTATGTAAAAGAAACACATGACACATAAAAGGAACAGGAAATATATACTACTATTCCTTGAGGAGGTTGTGTGGAAAATAGGAATCATCTGGAGATTAAAGAAAACATGATTAAACCGTGCAAATTTAAGGCGGGGAAGGAAATTAAGTTACCAAGTTAAGCATACAGTTCCCctataaattataatcaattttattatgtAAGTAGGAAATACAATCTTCTCTCTGTTGTTAATTAAGAACCAAACGAGGCTTAATTATAAGGAAACTAAGAAACTTCGTAGATAGAAGAGATCAAGAGTCTGTCTATGATAAACATATTGATAAACAGagtaaagagaagaaaagtctGTGGAGTCTAGTTTGTTTTGTAGTAAAGACGGAtaaaaatggatgaaatgaaGAGAGATTATAAAACCTGATAAGCTACTTGAGATTGATTGTAAGCACCCCTTCTGCCCCAATCACCAATCGCCAAGAAGCTAAGTGACCCATCGGCTTTGACAGGGTGCTCAAATCGCTGAAGCTCGGCTGTCGACACAGAAACAAAGCTCAACCAAATAATATTGTACATGCAAATAACCACCCACAGGCACAGGAAACCCATGGACATGGCCGGATATTGTTAATGATCGAAATCAACCAATGTTCTGATTTGGAACTATGatgcaagagagagagagagagagagagccgagagtagagagagagagagagaaagaaagcagA encodes the following:
- the LOC117627049 gene encoding purple acid phosphatase 3-like codes for the protein MSMGFLCLWVVICMYNIIWLSFVSVSTAELQRFEHPVKADGSLSFLAIGDWGRRGAYNQSQVAYQMGEIGAKLNIDFVISTGDNFYSRGLTSVNDPAFVESFTEIYTAKSLQKQWYIVLGNHDYRGNALAQLSPVLWKIDSRWLCLRSFLVNTKIADFFFIDTNPFVDKYFLRQKHYQHDWRGVLPRKQYLSNLLKDLDFALRNSSANWKVVVGHHTIRSIGHHGDTKEVVDQILPILEANNVDAYINGHDHCLEHISSTNSQIQFLTSGGGSKAWKGDIKMKREGSKFYYDGQGFLSAQFTETDAEFAFYDVSGTLLHRLNLSKLLYDSM